In Streptomyces paludis, the genomic stretch CCGTCGGCCTCGCGGCCTGCGGCGCCGGGGACCCGGCCAAGGACTCCGGCGGCAATGACGCGGACCGCCGTCTGCGCGTCGGCGTCACCGTCTACAACATGTCCTCCTTCATCACCGAGGGCAAGGAGGGCATGGAGACCTACGCCAAGGCCAACAACATCGAGCTGGTCTGGAACTCGGCCAACAACGACGTCTCCACCCAGGCCAACCAGGTCGACCAGCTGATCAACGCCGGCGTCGACGCCATCATCGTCGTCCCCGTGCAGGCCGACTCCCTGGCCCCGCAGATCGCCGAGGCCAAGAAGAAGAAGATCCCCGTCCTCGCCGTCAACGCCGAACTCAACAGCTCCGACCTGGCCGCGAGCGTGCAGCCGGACGATGTCGCCGCGGGCGCCCAGGAAATGGAGATGATGGCGAAGAAGCTGGGCGGCAAGGGCAATATCGTCATCCTCCAGGGCCCGCTCGGCGGCTCGGGCGAGATCAACCGCGGCAAGGGCATCGACCAGGTCCTCGCCAAGTACCCGGACATCAAGGTCCTGGCCAAGGACACCGCGAACTGGAAGCGGGACGAGGCCGTCAACAAGATGAAGAACTGGATCTCCGCCTTCGGCGGCAAGATCGACGGCGTCGTCTCCCAGAACGACGACATGGGCCTGGGCGCCCTCCAGGCCCTCAAGGAAGCCGGCCGGACCGTCCCGATCGTCGGTATCGACGGCATCCAGGACGGCCTGAACGCGGTCAAGGACGGCAGCTTCATCGGTACGTCGCTCCAGAACGGCACCGTCGAGCTGTCCGCCGGACTCGCCGTCGCGGACAAGATCGCCCGTAACGAGAAGGTCGCCACCGAGCCCGTCTACATCATGCCCGCCATCACGAAGGACAACGTCGGCGTCGCCATCGAGCACGTGGTCACCGGGCGCGCGGACTTCCTGGCCAAGCTGCCGAAGATGACGGAGGAGAACCTCAAGACGGGCGACATCGCCTACGAGGGCATCCCCGGCCAGAAGCAGCAGTGATTCCCCCCGGGAAGCAGACCGGGCGCGACCGCTCCGGCCCGGAACCCCGGCCCGCCAGGGAGCCCCGGCTGCTTCCCCCCACGCTCCTACACCCCCACGAGGCGCCCATGAACGGCACGCCCGACGCGTCCGTCCAGACCATACTCGACGCCGCTCGCGACCTGATCCGGCTGGAAGCGGCCGCCCTGACCAACCTGGTGGACCAGGTCGACCAGAGCACCGCCCAGGTCGTCGGCATGATTCTCGCCGGAACCGGCAAGGTGATCACGACGGGCACCGGCACCTCCGGCATCATGGCCGAGCGCCTGTCCCATCTGCTCGCCGTCACGGGCACCCCGGCGTTCTACCTCCCCTGCCTGGACGCCCTGCACGGCGGAATGGGCTCGATCGCCCCCTCCGACCTCGTCATCGCCTTCTCCAAGGGCGGCAAATCCGCCGAGCTGACCCAGCTGGTCACCCGGCTGGAGGAGCGCGGCATCCGGGTCGTCGCCGTCACCGAGAGCCCGGCCTCCGAATTCGCCGCCGCCGCCAGCCATGTTGTCACGATCACCACGGACCCGGCGGAGGCGGACCTCGGCGGCCTTGTCGCCACCGGATCCACCCTGGTGGCGGGCGCCTGGGGCGACGCGCTCGTCGCCGTACTGATGAGCGCGCGCCAGTACAGCTGGGAAGAGGTCATCTCCACCCACCCCGGCGGTATCGTCGGTCAGCAGGACACCCTCCCCGCCCGGATGCGTCTGGACCCGCACACCGGACCCGCTGTCGCCGAGGAGGCCCCGTGACCGGCACGCTCGTCGCAGGTGTGGACTCCTCCACACAGTCGTGCAAGGTCGAGCTGCGCGCCCGGGACGACGGCCGTCTCATGGGCAGCGGCTCGGCCCCGCACCCGCCGGCCACCCCGCCGGCCAGCGAACAGGACCCGGGGGCCTGGTGGGACGCGTTCGTCCTGGCCTTCTCCGCCGCCGTGCGCGACGCCGGCGCGGCGCCCGGCGACGTGTCCGCGATCAGTGTCGCGGCGCAGTGCCACGGACTGGTCGTGCTCGACGCCCACGACGAGGTGATCCGGCCGGCCAAACTCTGGAACGACACCACCTCCACCCCCGAACTCCTCGAACTGCGCGCCCGGATCGGCGACGCGGCCCTCATCCGGCGCACCGGATCCCTGCCCACGGCGGCCTTCACCCTGAGCAAGATCGCCTGGCTGGCCCGGCACGAACCGCACGCCTTCGCCCGGGTGCGCCGCATCCTGCTGCCGCACGACTACCTCACCTTCCGGCTCACCGGCCGCGCGGTGACCGACCGCTCCGAGGCATCGGGCACCGCCTACTACGACGCGGCGGAGAATCGTTACCTCACCGAGCATCTGGACCTGGTCGCGGACGCCGACTGGCTGCCCATGCTCCCGGCCGTCCTCGGACCCGACGAACCCGCGGGCGAGGTCACGCCGGCCGCGCTGGACGCCCTGGGCCTGCGCGGTCCGGTCCTGGTCGGCGCCGGCGGCGGCGACCAGCACGCCGCCGCCCTGGGGCTCGGCATGGTCCCGGGCGACCTCATGTACTCCTTCGGCACCTCAGGAGTCGTCATGGGGGTCAGCGAGCAGCCCGTCCACGACCCGGAGGGCTTCGTCGACGGCGTCGCCGACATGGCCGACGGCTATGTCCCCCTGGTCAGCACGCTCAACGCGGCCAAGGTCACCGACACCTTCGCCCGGCTCCTGGGCGTCGGACACGAGGAGCTGTCCCGGCTCGCCCTGCGGGCCCCGGCCCTGGAGCGCCGCCCGGTCATGGCCGCGTACCTCGACGGGGAGCGCAAACCCAACCGCCCGGCCGCCCGCGGGCTGCTGAGCGGCATCACGTCCCACACCACCCGGGAACAACTGGCCCGCGCCGCCTACGAAGGAGTCGTCTTCGGGCTCTACGCGGGCCAGGGACACCTGGAGCGCAGCGCCGTGCCCACCTCCGGACGGGTGCTCGCGGTGGGCGGCGGCGCCCGCTCGGCCGCCTACACCCAGCTGCTGGCCGACACCGTACGGCGCCCGGTCCTGCTGGCCGACGCCGCCGAGGCGACCGCGCGCGGCGCCGCCGTCCAGGCCGCGGCCGTCGCCACCGGCACCCCGGTCGTCTCCGTACGCGACGCCTGGGCTCCGCCCACCCGGGTCGCGGCCGAACCCGGTACGTTCCCGGCGCGCGCCTGGGACGACTACCGGGCCACCGCCGCGGTGACCGGACTGGACCCGGCATGAGCGAGACCGCGCACGACCCCCTCCGCGCTCCTCGCGATCCGCTGCGCGACTGGTACCGGCAGTTCCCGCCGTTCACCGTCGGCGGCAGCCTGTACGCCGTACCGCCCGCGCACCGCGCCGCCACCGCGGCGGCGCTGGCCGCGCGCGACTGCCGGGTGCACATCGACATCATCGTCGACGCCACCGGGCGCGGCCTCGGTGTCAGCGCGCGGGAGCTGGCCGAGGCGCGCGCCGCCGCTCCGTACGCCAGGATCGACCTGCACCTCATCGTCGCGGACACCCTGCCCGCCGCCCTGGCCGCCGAGGTCGTCGGGGAGACGGTCGCGACCGCCCTCCGGACCGGGGCGGAGGCCGTCACCATGGACCTCGCCCGGATCGGCCGGCACCCGGCCGCGGTCGAGGCGCTCCACCGCGGCGGGGTCGCGCTCTGGCTGGAACACACGCCGCGCGCCCGGGTGCTGGAGGTTCCGCCCGGCGTCGACGGCGCGCTCGTCATGTTCATCCCGCCGGGCACCAAGCAGAGCGCCGACCCGTCGATGCTCACCGAGGTCGGCCGGCTGGCCGCCACCCTGCCGACCGCCGTCGACGGAGGCATCACGGCACCGGTCGCCGCGCGGTGCGCGGAACGGGGCGCCGCGTACATCGTCGCGGGCCGCAGTCTGCTCACGGCGGCCGTTCCCTCCGCTCCGGCCCCGGCACCGGCGTCGGTACCCGCGTCCGTACCGGCGCCCGCATCCGTATCCGCACCCGCACCCGCACCTCGCACCGAGAACCACCGAGAGGATCTGCCATGACCAGCACCGGCACCGGCGCCGTCCCGTCCACCATGAGGGCCAGTGTGCTCACCGGTCCGCGCACCCTGACCGTCCAGGAGGTCCCGGTCCCGGAGTGCGCCTCCGACGAGGTCGTGATCCGTGTCGCCGCGGTCGGTGTGTGCGGCTCCGACACCCACTACTTCCGGCACGGCCGCATCGGTGACTTCGTCGTGGACGCGCCCCTCATCCTCGGGCACGAACTATCCGGCCGTATCGTGGCCGTGGGTACGGAGGTCCCCGCCACCCGCGTCGGTGAACGCGTCGCCGTCGAGCCCCAACGGCCGTGCCGCCGCTGCCGGCAGTGCCGCGCGGGCCGTTACAACCTCTGCCCCGACATGGAGTTCTACGCCACCCCGCCGGTGGACGGCGCCTTCGCCGAGTACTGCGTCATCCGTACCGAGTTCG encodes the following:
- a CDS encoding substrate-binding domain-containing protein, with protein sequence MAVGLAACGAGDPAKDSGGNDADRRLRVGVTVYNMSSFITEGKEGMETYAKANNIELVWNSANNDVSTQANQVDQLINAGVDAIIVVPVQADSLAPQIAEAKKKKIPVLAVNAELNSSDLAASVQPDDVAAGAQEMEMMAKKLGGKGNIVILQGPLGGSGEINRGKGIDQVLAKYPDIKVLAKDTANWKRDEAVNKMKNWISAFGGKIDGVVSQNDDMGLGALQALKEAGRTVPIVGIDGIQDGLNAVKDGSFIGTSLQNGTVELSAGLAVADKIARNEKVATEPVYIMPAITKDNVGVAIEHVVTGRADFLAKLPKMTEENLKTGDIAYEGIPGQKQQ
- a CDS encoding beta/alpha barrel domain-containing protein, with the protein product MSETAHDPLRAPRDPLRDWYRQFPPFTVGGSLYAVPPAHRAATAAALAARDCRVHIDIIVDATGRGLGVSARELAEARAAAPYARIDLHLIVADTLPAALAAEVVGETVATALRTGAEAVTMDLARIGRHPAAVEALHRGGVALWLEHTPRARVLEVPPGVDGALVMFIPPGTKQSADPSMLTEVGRLAATLPTAVDGGITAPVAARCAERGAAYIVAGRSLLTAAVPSAPAPAPASVPASVPAPASVSAPAPAPRTENHREDLP
- the xylB gene encoding xylulokinase; the encoded protein is MTGTLVAGVDSSTQSCKVELRARDDGRLMGSGSAPHPPATPPASEQDPGAWWDAFVLAFSAAVRDAGAAPGDVSAISVAAQCHGLVVLDAHDEVIRPAKLWNDTTSTPELLELRARIGDAALIRRTGSLPTAAFTLSKIAWLARHEPHAFARVRRILLPHDYLTFRLTGRAVTDRSEASGTAYYDAAENRYLTEHLDLVADADWLPMLPAVLGPDEPAGEVTPAALDALGLRGPVLVGAGGGDQHAAALGLGMVPGDLMYSFGTSGVVMGVSEQPVHDPEGFVDGVADMADGYVPLVSTLNAAKVTDTFARLLGVGHEELSRLALRAPALERRPVMAAYLDGERKPNRPAARGLLSGITSHTTREQLARAAYEGVVFGLYAGQGHLERSAVPTSGRVLAVGGGARSAAYTQLLADTVRRPVLLADAAEATARGAAVQAAAVATGTPVVSVRDAWAPPTRVAAEPGTFPARAWDDYRATAAVTGLDPA
- a CDS encoding SIS domain-containing protein; translated protein: MNGTPDASVQTILDAARDLIRLEAAALTNLVDQVDQSTAQVVGMILAGTGKVITTGTGTSGIMAERLSHLLAVTGTPAFYLPCLDALHGGMGSIAPSDLVIAFSKGGKSAELTQLVTRLEERGIRVVAVTESPASEFAAAASHVVTITTDPAEADLGGLVATGSTLVAGAWGDALVAVLMSARQYSWEEVISTHPGGIVGQQDTLPARMRLDPHTGPAVAEEAP